A region of Nitrospira sp. DNA encodes the following proteins:
- a CDS encoding ABC transporter ATP-binding protein: MNSLIVGEDIWKVYRVGDVEVQALRGVSVTIEQGEFVAIMGSSGSGKSTLMNILGCLDQPTKGKYRLNGVEVGRLRPDRLAEIRNQQIGFVFQSFNLIPRTSALENAQLPLFYRGLSLKEQRTLASAALERVGLKGREHHSPTQLSGGQQQRVAIARALVTSPSLLLADEPTGNLDTESSREIMGILEGLNRDGMTVILVTHEVDVAAYASREFVIKDGQVLSDRTVKGRSQAVGA; this comes from the coding sequence GTGAATTCATTGATCGTCGGCGAAGATATTTGGAAGGTCTATCGGGTCGGAGATGTCGAGGTGCAAGCTCTGCGCGGGGTGAGTGTCACCATCGAACAGGGGGAATTTGTCGCGATCATGGGGTCGAGCGGGTCCGGTAAGTCTACGTTGATGAACATTCTCGGTTGTCTGGATCAACCGACAAAGGGGAAGTACCGGTTGAACGGCGTCGAGGTCGGACGTTTGCGGCCGGACCGGTTGGCAGAGATCCGGAATCAGCAAATCGGCTTTGTTTTCCAGAGCTTCAATCTTATTCCTCGCACCAGCGCCCTGGAAAATGCTCAGTTGCCCCTGTTCTACAGAGGCCTTTCTCTGAAAGAGCAGCGCACGCTCGCGTCGGCTGCGCTCGAACGCGTCGGATTAAAGGGACGCGAGCATCACTCCCCCACGCAACTTTCCGGCGGCCAACAACAACGGGTGGCGATCGCTCGGGCTCTGGTGACGTCGCCCTCTTTGTTGCTGGCCGACGAGCCAACAGGAAACCTCGATACAGAGTCCAGCCGGGAAATCATGGGGATTCTAGAAGGATTGAATCGGGACGGTATGACGGTGATCCTGGTCACGCACGAAGTGGATGTGGCTGCCTATGCTTCGCGGGAATTCGTCATCAAGGATGGTCAGGTCCTGAGCGATCGAACGGTCAAGGGGCGGTCCCAAGCAGTGGGAGCGTAA
- the aroQ gene encoding type II 3-dehydroquinate dehydratase codes for MRILVLHGPNLNLLGHREESIYGTATLDTIDASLIKLGKELGAELVICQSNLEGELVNWIQEARRGYHGIIINPAAYTHTSIAIRDALAAVDLPTIEVHLSNIYRREEFRRHSYVSGVALAQISGFGVAGYLLALRGLCEQISATGSKRSADESASGSGAKTGAR; via the coding sequence ATGCGCATCTTAGTCCTTCACGGTCCGAATCTGAACCTGTTGGGTCATCGGGAGGAATCCATTTATGGGACGGCGACTCTTGATACGATCGATGCGTCGCTGATCAAGTTGGGTAAGGAACTTGGGGCTGAACTTGTCATCTGCCAGTCGAATCTTGAAGGGGAATTGGTGAACTGGATTCAAGAAGCGCGACGAGGCTACCACGGCATTATCATCAATCCAGCGGCCTATACTCACACCAGTATCGCGATACGAGATGCGCTGGCCGCCGTTGATTTGCCGACCATTGAGGTTCATCTATCAAACATCTATCGGCGTGAAGAATTCAGGCGACATTCGTATGTGTCGGGAGTTGCATTGGCACAGATCTCTGGGTTCGGTGTGGCTGGCTATCTGTTGGCCTTACGAGGACTGTGCGAACAAATATCTGCTACCGGATCAAAACGTTCTGCTGATGAGAGTGCCTCAGGAAGCGGAGCGAAGACAGGCGCTCGGTAA
- a CDS encoding DUF3391 domain-containing protein, which produces MARTRVSVRELQIGMYVAHLDLSWFRSPFLRHSFLIEHPSQIEKLVRAGVKMVDIDLDQGIGSQSPQVSDTTHCPTVAAPLLSMKQPKPLAQLNEEYAQAKLAKQQMDQAVQSVYTTITKTGTVNPQQAAEAVQEITIAMRTLTDSAIFMALSQNRAGDSTLSRHALATCTLSLVLGQAFQFNPLELQELATAALLHDIGLLQIRPAVVRHAHAASGLSKADQQELETHPRRAVLMLERQDRIEAAILHLIANHHVYLDDSGYPKESRGQFTSDGTRILIAVDRYDDLITGFGGTAPLTPHQTFQRLYQEAQQGKLDQRVLSSFIARVGIYPVHSHVRLNTQELAVVTELNQEKLHQPIVTITHQPGGTEYLTPLVVDLARQTDEPQPRAIERVIGMDP; this is translated from the coding sequence ATGGCGAGAACCCGCGTCTCTGTCCGTGAGCTTCAGATCGGAATGTACGTCGCCCATTTGGACCTTTCGTGGTTCCGCTCTCCCTTCCTCCGCCATTCATTTCTAATCGAGCATCCTTCACAGATTGAAAAATTGGTACGGGCAGGAGTGAAGATGGTCGACATCGATCTCGACCAAGGAATCGGTTCCCAGTCCCCTCAAGTATCAGACACAACGCATTGCCCGACCGTGGCGGCACCTCTTTTGAGCATGAAGCAACCCAAGCCTTTGGCTCAGCTCAACGAAGAATATGCTCAGGCCAAGCTGGCCAAACAACAGATGGATCAAGCTGTACAATCCGTTTATACGACCATCACCAAAACCGGGACCGTCAACCCTCAGCAGGCAGCCGAAGCCGTTCAAGAAATCACGATCGCGATGAGAACTCTCACTGACTCCGCCATTTTCATGGCATTGAGCCAAAACCGGGCGGGCGACTCCACTCTCAGCCGGCATGCGCTGGCCACCTGTACGCTGTCCCTGGTCTTAGGACAGGCATTCCAATTCAACCCCCTGGAACTGCAAGAGCTTGCGACCGCCGCTCTCCTGCATGATATCGGGCTCCTACAGATCCGGCCTGCCGTTGTCCGCCATGCCCACGCCGCGTCAGGACTTTCCAAGGCCGACCAACAAGAATTGGAAACCCATCCCCGCCGCGCGGTGCTTATGTTGGAGCGACAAGACCGGATTGAGGCTGCCATACTGCATCTCATCGCGAATCATCATGTCTATCTCGATGACAGCGGCTACCCGAAAGAGTCACGAGGACAGTTTACCTCAGACGGCACCCGCATCCTGATCGCCGTGGATCGATACGATGACTTGATAACGGGATTCGGCGGGACTGCTCCGCTCACTCCGCACCAAACGTTCCAACGCTTGTATCAAGAAGCTCAACAAGGCAAGCTCGATCAACGAGTCTTGTCGTCATTTATTGCGAGAGTCGGTATCTATCCGGTCCACAGTCATGTGCGACTGAACACACAAGAGTTGGCAGTGGTCACAGAACTCAATCAGGAGAAACTGCATCAACCGATCGTCACCATCACCCATCAACCAGGGGGTACCGAGTACCTCACACCCTTGGTGGTCGACCTCGCACGTCAAACCGATGAACCTCAACCTCGGGCGATTGAAAGAGTCATCGGGATGGATCCTTGA
- the coaBC gene encoding bifunctional phosphopantothenoylcysteine decarboxylase/phosphopantothenate--cysteine ligase CoaBC gives MDETQSPAHLWGKRLTLGVTGSIAAYKAVCLLRAFAREGATVSVVMTEAATKFVTPLTFEVLSGKRVTTGLFESHEEMAHLIVPGQADAIVVAPATANVLAKAALGLADDLLSTMLLNARCSVIVAPAMDGDMWAHPTVVQHVQLLRARGIVVLDPEVGPLASGQVAQGRLPAESRILDAVHKALFPQLDWQGQRVLVSAGPTHEPIDPVRFISNRSSGKMGYAIAEAARDRGAEVVLVTGPSSLTPPPGVTTVSVNTASEMSDALSRHFQSSTVLIMAAAVADFRPRMPAGQKLKKQGKSALVLELESTPDILAMLSARRTSQIVVGFAAETEQVLSHAADKLRGKGLDLIIANDVAQAGSGFGSDDNAVVMLSATGEQKAFGPMPKRRLADEILTTVRELCLTAPRRASLVEGVEL, from the coding sequence TTGGACGAAACACAATCACCGGCACATCTGTGGGGTAAGCGGCTTACCCTTGGAGTAACCGGAAGCATCGCCGCGTATAAAGCGGTTTGCTTGCTTCGAGCCTTTGCGCGTGAAGGGGCCACTGTCTCGGTGGTGATGACTGAGGCCGCCACGAAATTTGTGACTCCCCTTACGTTTGAAGTCCTCTCCGGAAAGCGGGTCACGACGGGTCTTTTTGAATCTCATGAAGAGATGGCTCATCTCATCGTCCCAGGGCAAGCCGACGCAATTGTTGTTGCGCCGGCTACTGCAAATGTTTTGGCAAAGGCGGCGCTTGGCCTGGCGGATGATCTGTTGAGCACGATGCTATTGAATGCTCGGTGTTCCGTGATTGTGGCTCCTGCCATGGACGGGGACATGTGGGCACATCCCACGGTTGTGCAACATGTTCAGCTGCTCCGCGCCCGCGGAATCGTTGTCCTTGATCCTGAGGTGGGTCCGCTGGCATCAGGTCAAGTGGCACAAGGGAGGCTTCCAGCAGAGTCAAGAATATTGGATGCCGTTCATAAGGCACTGTTTCCTCAGCTGGATTGGCAGGGACAGCGGGTGTTGGTATCCGCGGGCCCGACTCATGAACCAATTGATCCGGTTCGGTTTATTTCCAACCGCTCCTCCGGGAAAATGGGGTATGCCATTGCAGAAGCCGCAAGGGATCGAGGCGCCGAAGTGGTCTTGGTTACAGGGCCTTCCTCTCTAACGCCTCCTCCAGGGGTCACCACCGTTTCAGTCAACACCGCGAGCGAGATGAGCGACGCGTTGAGTCGGCATTTCCAGTCCTCTACGGTTCTGATCATGGCTGCAGCGGTCGCAGACTTCCGCCCAAGAATGCCGGCTGGGCAGAAGCTCAAGAAACAGGGTAAATCTGCGCTGGTGCTCGAACTTGAATCCACTCCGGACATTCTCGCGATGTTGTCCGCACGCCGGACCTCGCAAATTGTGGTTGGTTTCGCAGCAGAGACGGAACAAGTCTTATCTCATGCGGCAGACAAGTTGAGAGGGAAAGGATTGGATCTTATCATTGCCAACGATGTCGCCCAAGCGGGAAGTGGGTTTGGCAGTGACGACAATGCGGTCGTCATGCTTTCGGCCACAGGCGAACAGAAAGCCTTCGGCCCGATGCCCAAGCGCCGTCTGGCCGACGAAATTCTGACGACCGTGCGCGAACTGTGCCTGACAGCACCTCGTCGCGCGTCCCTGGTAGAGGGAGTCGAGCTATGA
- the accB gene encoding acetyl-CoA carboxylase biotin carboxyl carrier protein, with protein MSRRRSIQSKTKTRRILLTQTTNETSPEILLTGDSTKQIQELIDLLRRNNLTELEYERQGVRIRVRHELVARPLATSAQESVQPPPQQPMHSASVTAPALDASTGFVTVTSPIVGTFYRSPSPDADPYVEEGEFVKKGQVLCIVEAMKLMNEIESEVDGRLVKILVESTKSVEYGQVLFLIDPKAAS; from the coding sequence GTGAGCCGTCGTCGATCTATTCAATCCAAGACTAAGACGCGTCGGATTCTGTTGACCCAGACAACGAACGAAACGAGCCCTGAGATCTTACTCACAGGGGATTCCACCAAGCAAATCCAAGAACTCATCGATTTGCTTCGGCGCAATAATTTGACCGAGCTTGAGTATGAACGACAGGGTGTCCGCATCCGCGTCCGTCACGAATTGGTAGCCAGACCTCTCGCGACTTCAGCGCAGGAGTCTGTCCAACCCCCGCCTCAGCAACCGATGCATTCTGCTTCAGTCACGGCGCCAGCATTGGACGCAAGCACGGGTTTTGTGACCGTCACATCCCCAATTGTCGGCACGTTTTACCGATCTCCCTCACCAGACGCCGATCCATATGTTGAAGAGGGGGAGTTTGTGAAGAAGGGCCAAGTGCTGTGCATCGTCGAAGCGATGAAACTCATGAACGAAATTGAGTCCGAAGTGGACGGTCGCCTTGTCAAGATCTTGGTGGAAAGCACAAAGTCAGTGGAATATGGTCAGGTACTGTTTCTTATCGATCCCAAAGCCGCCTCATAG
- the efp gene encoding elongation factor P has translation MISTVDFRSGVRLMVEGEPFYIVEFQHVKPGKGGAFVRTKLKSYLSGNLLDRTFRSGERFEEPDLEERDMQFLYASGNSYTLMDTETYEQLTFEKSQLGENADLLKENMIAKILIYEHRPIAVELPNFIELKVVDAEPGVRGDTASGGTKPAVVETGATIKVPLYLEVGTVIRIDTRTRSYVERVR, from the coding sequence GTGATTTCTACGGTGGATTTTCGCAGCGGGGTGCGTTTGATGGTTGAGGGGGAGCCTTTTTATATCGTCGAGTTTCAGCATGTCAAGCCCGGTAAAGGCGGTGCCTTCGTACGTACGAAGTTGAAAAGCTACCTCTCTGGAAACCTGTTGGACCGAACGTTTCGCTCTGGAGAACGGTTTGAAGAGCCCGATTTGGAAGAGCGCGACATGCAGTTCCTCTACGCATCCGGAAATTCATACACGCTGATGGATACCGAGACGTACGAGCAATTGACGTTTGAAAAGAGTCAGTTGGGAGAGAATGCCGATTTGTTGAAAGAAAATATGATCGCCAAGATTCTCATCTACGAGCATCGTCCGATTGCCGTCGAGTTGCCGAACTTTATTGAGCTCAAGGTCGTCGATGCGGAGCCCGGTGTGCGGGGAGACACTGCCTCTGGAGGAACCAAGCCGGCGGTCGTGGAAACGGGGGCGACGATCAAAGTTCCGCTCTATTTGGAGGTCGGCACCGTCATTCGGATTGATACTCGCACCAGATCCTATGTGGAGCGTGTTCGGTGA
- a CDS encoding helix-turn-helix domain-containing protein, which translates to MSKAPKTELMTATETCRHLKITQRTLYRYLRSRQIPAFKLGKEWRFVRSDLEQWIRDRTRTAVNS; encoded by the coding sequence ATGAGCAAGGCTCCGAAAACCGAACTCATGACAGCGACCGAAACCTGTCGCCATCTCAAGATTACTCAACGTACCCTCTACCGCTATCTTCGAAGTCGGCAGATTCCAGCCTTCAAGCTGGGAAAGGAATGGCGATTTGTACGTTCGGATCTCGAGCAATGGATCCGCGACCGAACCAGAACCGCCGTGAATTCCTAA
- a CDS encoding RusA family crossover junction endodeoxyribonuclease: MLTVTLPVPPSINHQYASVNGRRLLSSAGRAYKTYVGQQVWLVVAQSPARCSLRDRLRSGPLALTIRFFFASALRRDLDGGLKIAQDAVCEGLGLNDNRIVETHLYKQVDKADPRIELTLSFLHPPDHSD, translated from the coding sequence ATGCTCACGGTTACATTGCCTGTCCCTCCCAGCATCAATCATCAATACGCATCGGTGAATGGACGCCGTTTGTTGTCCTCTGCCGGACGTGCGTATAAAACATACGTCGGCCAGCAAGTGTGGCTGGTCGTGGCCCAGTCCCCTGCTCGATGCTCCTTGCGGGATCGGCTTCGATCTGGACCGCTCGCGCTCACGATCCGGTTCTTTTTTGCCTCCGCCTTACGACGCGACCTCGATGGCGGTCTTAAGATCGCCCAAGATGCGGTCTGCGAAGGGCTTGGCTTAAATGACAATCGCATCGTTGAAACCCATCTGTACAAACAGGTCGACAAAGCCGACCCTCGCATCGAGCTCACTCTCTCGTTCCTTCACCCGCCTGATCACTCGGACTGA
- a CDS encoding tetratricopeptide repeat protein, translated as MTSGSRKTDNAAVIDQLALALAKEPRSKVFIPLAEEYGKAGMWEKAVAVLEDGLKTYPNFITAMVALGRAYEQMNQPVKAKAILEEAIKLSPDNLRAHRTLAKLYAAQGAKEAAVRSCDVILSMNPYDQEALSLRAGFDVPMVHGAAQSQRQLHAKPVKTASFESDRLGDGNLACALSDAISATKAETNGASGSAPSSEERLVQTAGCTDHASDKTKSAVIAQLEQWLNSVQTRRRNPQASSRLDS; from the coding sequence ATGACCTCAGGTTCAAGAAAAACGGATAATGCCGCTGTAATTGATCAGTTGGCCTTGGCCTTAGCGAAAGAGCCAAGGTCTAAGGTCTTCATCCCGCTGGCAGAAGAATACGGCAAAGCCGGCATGTGGGAGAAGGCCGTTGCTGTTCTTGAAGATGGGTTGAAGACGTATCCAAATTTCATCACGGCCATGGTGGCATTAGGTCGCGCATATGAGCAGATGAACCAACCAGTCAAGGCTAAGGCCATTCTTGAAGAAGCCATAAAGTTGAGCCCTGACAATCTTCGTGCCCATCGAACATTAGCGAAGCTCTACGCGGCTCAAGGGGCCAAGGAAGCGGCCGTTCGGTCGTGCGATGTTATTTTATCCATGAACCCATACGACCAGGAAGCGTTATCCCTTCGCGCCGGGTTCGACGTACCGATGGTTCATGGTGCGGCACAATCGCAAAGACAATTGCATGCCAAGCCGGTAAAGACCGCTAGCTTTGAATCTGACCGGCTTGGCGATGGGAACTTGGCATGCGCATTAAGCGATGCGATCTCGGCAACCAAAGCTGAAACCAACGGGGCGTCCGGTAGCGCACCCAGTTCGGAAGAAAGACTTGTTCAGACAGCCGGTTGCACGGACCACGCCTCAGACAAAACGAAAAGCGCAGTGATCGCACAGCTTGAGCAGTGGCTGAACTCGGTCCAGACACGTCGACGAAATCCCCAAGCCTCCTCTCGACTCGACTCCTAA
- the accC gene encoding acetyl-CoA carboxylase biotin carboxylase subunit: protein MFKKVLVANRGEIALRVIRACKELGIKTVAIHSEADALALHVRAADEKVCVGPAESALSYRNIPNVLSAAEITGVDAIHPGYGFLSENAHFAEVCESIGVKFIGPSSENIAMMGDKAKAREIVAKRGLPVTPGSPGELRSEEDALQAAQKIGFPVIIKATAGGGGRGMRVVNKADDLSRAFQAAQAEAKATFGNDGVYLERYFLEPRHIEVQILADHHGRVVHLGERDCSIQRRHQKLVEETPSPVVDDKLRREIGRVAVEAVKAAHYRNVGTVEFLLDKDRQFYFMEVNTRIQVEHPITEMVTGVDLIKEQIRLAAGHPLSIRQQDVILTGHSLECRINAEDPEKFTPSPGVITKYSSPGGFGIRVDSAMESGSVVVPYYDSMIAKLITHGRDRQESVARMQRALGEFIIEGIKTTIPLHRRILDDPEFQKGHVSTTFLEQFLAG from the coding sequence GTGTTTAAGAAAGTTCTGGTTGCCAATCGCGGAGAAATCGCGCTGAGAGTGATCCGCGCTTGTAAAGAACTCGGCATCAAGACCGTGGCCATTCATTCTGAGGCAGATGCGCTTGCGCTGCACGTTCGAGCAGCCGACGAAAAAGTCTGTGTCGGCCCGGCCGAATCGGCATTGAGTTACCGAAATATTCCCAATGTTTTGAGTGCTGCAGAGATTACGGGTGTCGACGCCATCCATCCGGGGTACGGATTTCTGTCGGAGAACGCCCATTTTGCGGAAGTTTGCGAGTCAATCGGCGTGAAGTTTATCGGACCGAGCTCAGAAAATATCGCCATGATGGGGGATAAGGCGAAGGCGCGGGAGATCGTGGCGAAGCGAGGCCTTCCGGTCACGCCCGGGAGTCCAGGCGAATTGCGCAGTGAGGAGGACGCGTTGCAGGCGGCGCAGAAGATCGGCTTTCCCGTCATAATTAAAGCTACGGCCGGAGGGGGAGGGCGAGGCATGCGTGTCGTCAACAAGGCCGACGACCTGAGCCGAGCCTTTCAGGCTGCCCAAGCTGAAGCAAAAGCGACCTTCGGTAATGACGGTGTGTACCTCGAGCGGTACTTTCTAGAACCGCGTCATATCGAAGTGCAGATTTTGGCTGATCACCACGGTCGGGTGGTCCACCTCGGAGAACGAGACTGTTCCATTCAACGGCGACATCAAAAATTGGTTGAGGAAACCCCCTCTCCCGTGGTCGATGACAAATTGCGCCGGGAAATTGGTCGAGTAGCTGTGGAGGCGGTGAAGGCTGCGCATTACCGAAACGTGGGCACGGTAGAATTTTTACTCGACAAAGATCGTCAGTTCTATTTCATGGAAGTCAATACACGCATCCAGGTGGAACACCCAATCACCGAAATGGTGACCGGCGTAGATCTGATTAAGGAGCAAATCCGTTTGGCGGCCGGTCATCCGCTTTCTATTCGCCAACAGGATGTTATTCTTACGGGACACAGTCTGGAGTGTCGTATTAATGCCGAGGATCCCGAGAAATTTACGCCCTCTCCAGGAGTCATCACCAAGTACAGTTCTCCGGGAGGGTTTGGAATCCGGGTCGATTCAGCCATGGAGTCAGGCTCCGTCGTCGTTCCTTACTACGATTCCATGATTGCAAAGCTGATCACCCATGGCCGTGATCGACAGGAGTCAGTGGCTCGTATGCAACGGGCGCTCGGCGAGTTTATCATCGAAGGTATCAAGACCACGATCCCGCTTCACCGGCGAATCCTCGATGATCCCGAGTTTCAAAAAGGCCATGTGTCGACGACGTTCTTGGAACAGTTCCTGGCAGGATAA
- a CDS encoding DNA-directed RNA polymerase subunit omega, giving the protein MIDMLSLLPQYTSNEFDSRHRLVIVASQRAKHLTQGAKQAGSSRFTKETTIALDEVLRGFAKYLTGKEARDAMKEAKRGKEGETERIAMMTGEDAREIKKELSVYVDDTVQPTAAPAEE; this is encoded by the coding sequence GTTGCCGCAATATACGTCCAATGAATTTGATTCGCGCCATCGACTGGTCATCGTCGCCTCACAGCGGGCGAAGCACTTGACTCAAGGTGCTAAGCAAGCCGGGTCCTCTCGCTTCACAAAAGAAACAACCATCGCGCTTGACGAGGTACTAAGAGGTTTTGCCAAGTATTTGACCGGCAAGGAGGCTCGCGATGCGATGAAGGAAGCGAAACGAGGAAAAGAGGGGGAAACCGAGCGGATAGCGATGATGACTGGAGAGGACGCCCGCGAAATCAAGAAGGAGCTCAGTGTGTACGTCGATGATACGGTACAGCCGACGGCGGCTCCGGCTGAGGAGTAA
- a CDS encoding ABC transporter permease, with amino-acid sequence MLAFVWLTVITALRVLRRNRLRAGLTMLGIVIGVGAVIAMVSIGEGAKQAVQKQIASMGTNVILIWPSAIVVGGVRSAQGGAVTLTVSDALDLKRKVPLLSETGWYRRDAMQIVNGNRNWNCSVYGASPGYLSIRDWSYSSGGPFTQTDMDSAARVAILGQTVVDNLFDPGEELVGAAIRINHIPFRVIGVFSPKGQNSYGSDQDDVVFIPFTTGERKVLGTPFLGSVGAISASTDRLEDIEDAVKEIRAVMRARHRLEDEQPDDFTIRTQVDMGKIQEGTSQTLTVMLMAIASVSLLVGGIGIMNILLVSVTERTREIGVRMAVGAKRAHILIQFLIEAMTLSMVGGCIGILFGVLAARLTTVIAGWPTIISSDTVAVAFVFSVVVGLFFGLYPANKAARLNPIEALRYE; translated from the coding sequence ATGCTGGCGTTTGTATGGCTGACGGTGATCACCGCGCTCAGAGTGCTCCGGCGAAACCGGCTGCGGGCCGGATTGACCATGCTGGGAATCGTCATCGGTGTCGGCGCCGTCATCGCCATGGTCAGTATCGGTGAGGGCGCCAAGCAGGCTGTGCAGAAGCAAATCGCTTCGATGGGCACAAACGTGATCCTCATTTGGCCGAGCGCCATCGTTGTCGGCGGCGTGCGGAGCGCGCAAGGCGGCGCCGTCACGCTGACCGTTTCAGACGCGCTGGACTTAAAAAGGAAAGTCCCCTTGTTGTCTGAGACGGGTTGGTACCGGCGGGATGCAATGCAAATCGTGAACGGCAACCGCAATTGGAACTGCTCGGTGTACGGAGCGTCTCCCGGATATCTCAGCATACGTGACTGGTCCTACAGTAGTGGAGGGCCGTTTACTCAGACCGATATGGATAGCGCGGCCCGTGTGGCCATCCTCGGACAGACCGTGGTCGACAATCTCTTTGATCCCGGCGAAGAACTCGTCGGCGCCGCCATTCGCATCAACCACATCCCATTCCGGGTCATCGGAGTGTTTTCTCCGAAAGGACAGAACTCGTACGGCTCCGATCAGGACGACGTCGTCTTCATTCCGTTTACAACCGGTGAGCGAAAGGTTCTTGGCACGCCGTTTCTCGGATCGGTCGGAGCCATCTCCGCATCCACGGATCGGCTTGAGGACATCGAGGATGCGGTCAAGGAAATTCGAGCGGTCATGCGGGCGCGGCATCGCTTGGAAGATGAGCAGCCTGATGATTTTACGATCAGGACGCAAGTCGATATGGGGAAAATACAGGAGGGCACGAGTCAAACCTTGACGGTCATGTTGATGGCCATTGCATCCGTTTCACTACTCGTTGGAGGTATCGGCATCATGAACATTCTGCTCGTCTCTGTGACGGAGCGGACAAGGGAAATCGGAGTTCGGATGGCGGTCGGGGCCAAGCGAGCCCATATCCTGATACAGTTCTTGATCGAGGCTATGACGCTCAGTATGGTCGGTGGTTGTATCGGCATCCTATTCGGGGTGTTGGCGGCCCGCTTGACGACTGTGATTGCCGGTTGGCCGACCATTATTTCAAGCGATACCGTTGCCGTCGCTTTTGTGTTTTCCGTCGTGGTAGGCCTATTCTTCGGTTTATATCCTGCCAATAAAGCCGCTCGACTCAACCCCATCGAAGCGTTGCGCTACGAATAG
- a CDS encoding efflux RND transporter periplasmic adaptor subunit encodes MRRIGFIMGIVAIGLAIGGYVFFNGERKAPVRYRTAAVERGEVISVVSATGTINPVVAVQVGTQVSGMIKSLHADFNSRVKAGETVAVIDPEPFKARREQAASNLEMARSNVARSNADLAQRKRELDRVQSLLPQQFVSQNDVDVALTNFQSAEAQLRVAAAQVKQAGAALNAAELELKYTVIRSPVDGIVVARNVEVGQTVASSFATPNLFLIALDLTKMQVDTNVSESDIGGMTEGKGAMFTVDAYPGVTFTGIIKQVRLAPINVQNVVTYNVVVSVENKDLLLKPGMTANVSIIVAKRDQVLKVPNAALRFVPPKGDGSRREVDGQAANRHGGGSFKMDDGTMLSKTIWTQVESGDLAPLSIQTGISDGVTTEILSDGLREGDLVVVGIEQPFGERKGSELPPGFGNQQRPRSR; translated from the coding sequence ATGCGACGGATCGGATTCATCATGGGCATCGTGGCCATCGGACTTGCAATCGGAGGATACGTATTTTTTAACGGGGAAAGGAAGGCGCCTGTCCGATACCGAACTGCAGCAGTCGAACGCGGTGAGGTCATTTCCGTCGTCAGTGCGACCGGTACAATCAATCCGGTGGTCGCTGTTCAGGTAGGCACGCAAGTGTCGGGGATGATCAAGAGCCTCCACGCCGATTTTAACTCGCGTGTGAAGGCCGGTGAAACGGTCGCAGTCATTGACCCCGAACCGTTCAAAGCTCGTCGAGAACAGGCGGCCAGTAATCTGGAAATGGCGCGATCGAACGTAGCGCGATCCAACGCCGATCTGGCGCAGCGAAAACGAGAACTGGACCGTGTTCAATCACTGTTGCCACAGCAGTTTGTTTCACAAAACGACGTCGATGTTGCACTCACGAATTTTCAAAGCGCAGAAGCACAGTTGCGGGTCGCTGCGGCGCAGGTCAAGCAAGCAGGAGCAGCGTTGAATGCGGCTGAGTTGGAGCTGAAATATACGGTTATTCGGTCGCCTGTGGACGGTATTGTCGTTGCCCGGAATGTAGAGGTCGGCCAGACGGTCGCGTCCAGTTTTGCCACGCCCAATCTGTTTCTGATTGCCCTCGATTTGACCAAAATGCAAGTTGATACCAATGTGAGTGAGTCGGACATTGGAGGGATGACCGAAGGGAAGGGAGCGATGTTCACCGTCGATGCCTACCCTGGGGTGACCTTTACCGGTATCATCAAACAGGTGCGACTCGCGCCCATCAACGTCCAGAATGTCGTCACCTACAACGTAGTTGTCAGTGTGGAGAACAAGGACTTACTGCTAAAACCCGGGATGACTGCGAATGTATCGATTATCGTGGCCAAACGAGACCAGGTGCTCAAGGTTCCCAATGCAGCTCTCAGATTTGTGCCTCCGAAGGGCGACGGGAGTCGTCGGGAGGTCGATGGGCAGGCAGCAAACCGACATGGAGGCGGTTCGTTCAAGATGGATGATGGAACGATGCTGTCGAAAACTATCTGGACGCAGGTAGAAAGCGGCGATCTCGCCCCTCTGTCGATCCAAACGGGTATTTCGGACGGTGTCACCACTGAAATACTGTCCGACGGTCTCCGGGAGGGAGATCTTGTTGTTGTCGGTATCGAACAACCGTTCGGCGAGCGGAAAGGTAGCGAATTGCCGCCTGGGTTCGGGAACCAGCAACGCCCGCGCTCTCGATGA